In one window of Streptomyces roseofulvus DNA:
- a CDS encoding thioesterase II family protein, with the protein MSVEPMKRDGRTGKFRRIAERPYARARVVLFPHGGGSASYFRSWAAAVPWDLDFLVAQYPGREDRYSEPMPDDIQTLAAVLADGPPVDGPELPTMLFGHSMGALVAYEVAREISAAGHHPLRLVVSGHPAPELTRPGTVHLGTDEELVEELRRTEATHREVLDDTDLVEAFLPTIRTDYRLSETYRPRPGARLIAPVSVLYGDRDPEITPREAEAWSDTTEGPCEVRVFEGGHFYLDHHRDQVVELLTAYARAAVHASAAPWPSAP; encoded by the coding sequence ATGTCCGTTGAACCGATGAAGCGCGACGGCCGTACCGGCAAGTTCCGCCGCATCGCCGAGCGGCCTTACGCCCGTGCCCGGGTGGTGCTGTTCCCGCACGGCGGCGGCAGCGCCAGCTACTTCCGGTCCTGGGCCGCGGCCGTCCCCTGGGACCTCGACTTCCTCGTGGCCCAGTACCCGGGCCGCGAGGACCGCTACTCCGAGCCGATGCCGGACGACATCCAGACCCTGGCCGCCGTCCTGGCGGACGGGCCGCCGGTCGACGGTCCCGAGCTGCCGACGATGCTGTTCGGACACAGCATGGGCGCCCTCGTCGCCTACGAGGTGGCCCGCGAGATCTCCGCGGCCGGCCACCATCCGCTGCGGCTCGTGGTCTCGGGCCATCCGGCGCCCGAGCTGACGCGGCCGGGCACGGTGCACCTCGGCACCGACGAGGAACTGGTCGAGGAGCTGCGCCGCACCGAGGCGACGCACCGCGAGGTCCTCGACGACACCGACCTCGTCGAGGCGTTCCTGCCCACCATCAGGACCGACTACCGGTTGAGCGAGACCTACCGGCCCCGGCCCGGCGCGCGCCTGATCGCCCCGGTCAGCGTGCTCTACGGCGACCGGGATCCGGAGATCACCCCGCGGGAGGCCGAGGCGTGGAGCGACACCACCGAAGGGCCGTGCGAGGTGCGCGTCTTCGAGGGCGGTCACTTCTACCTGGACCACCACCGCGACCAGGTCGTCGAGCTCCTCACGGCGTACGCCCGCGCGGCCGTCCACGCGTCGGCGGCCCCCTGGCCCTCCGCCCCGTGA
- a CDS encoding energy-coupling factor transporter transmembrane component T has product MTPSRSRTAPAVSPDTLAASGETPRGRALDPRTGVVILLAASIAVTAPGGLWYVPAALAAGVLLALVERAWKRVLGLPAAAALAAGVAFLLPAAAPWPVLGVVGVTAEFTLRLIAVGGIAVHLVRTIPPTRLTAALRAARVPSAFTVSGAVMLRFAPTIVSEAQAVRDAMRLRGLGGWAAMLRRPLRAIEYFTVPLMASSLRAAEDLSASALLRGLGSEARPTAMHPPRLGPMDAAAAGVAVLLAVATLVWRAAA; this is encoded by the coding sequence GTGACCCCGTCCCGATCGCGGACGGCGCCGGCCGTCTCCCCGGACACCCTCGCGGCGTCCGGGGAGACGCCCCGGGGGAGGGCGCTCGACCCCCGCACCGGCGTGGTGATCCTGCTGGCCGCGAGCATCGCCGTCACGGCGCCCGGCGGCCTCTGGTACGTCCCCGCGGCGCTGGCCGCCGGCGTCCTGCTGGCGCTGGTGGAGCGCGCGTGGAAGCGCGTGCTCGGCCTGCCGGCCGCCGCGGCCCTCGCCGCCGGCGTCGCGTTCCTGCTGCCGGCGGCCGCACCGTGGCCGGTGCTCGGGGTCGTCGGCGTCACGGCCGAGTTCACCCTGCGCCTGATCGCGGTGGGCGGCATCGCCGTCCACCTGGTCCGCACGATCCCGCCGACCCGGTTGACCGCGGCGCTCCGCGCGGCGCGGGTGCCGTCGGCCTTCACCGTGTCCGGCGCGGTGATGCTGCGGTTCGCGCCCACGATCGTCAGCGAGGCCCAGGCGGTGCGGGACGCCATGCGGCTGCGCGGGCTCGGCGGCTGGGCGGCCATGCTCCGCCGGCCGCTGCGCGCCATCGAGTACTTCACGGTCCCGCTCATGGCGTCGAGCCTCCGGGCCGCGGAGGACCTCTCGGCCTCGGCGCTGCTGCGCGGGCTCGGTTCCGAGGCCCGGCCGACGGCGATGCACCCGCCGCGGCTCGGCCCGATGGACGCGGCGGCCGCGGGCGTCGCCGTGCTGCTGGCCGTGGCGACGCTGGTGTGGAGGGCGGCGGCGTGA
- a CDS encoding MptD family putative ECF transporter S component — translation MSPRDLINIGIFGALYLVTIGVFTLFEFLGPVMTLLTSAVSIVAAGVPFMLFLTRVRHAGMVTVLAVIVNGFMLLIGSPPIGLVIGVVAAVIAEALLYAGRYRSRKMSVLAYAVFSTWFAGLFMPMLYAREEFLSSPYMESMGEEYTRQLDDLLSPAVLIAFDVSTLVFGVIGGLLGVRLLDKHFRKAGLV, via the coding sequence ATGAGTCCCCGTGATCTCATCAACATCGGAATCTTCGGGGCTCTCTATCTCGTGACCATCGGGGTGTTCACCCTCTTCGAGTTCCTCGGGCCCGTGATGACCCTGCTGACGAGCGCGGTGAGCATCGTCGCGGCGGGCGTGCCCTTCATGCTCTTCCTCACCCGCGTACGGCACGCCGGCATGGTCACCGTGCTGGCCGTCATCGTGAACGGCTTCATGCTGCTCATCGGCAGCCCGCCGATCGGCCTCGTCATCGGCGTGGTGGCCGCGGTGATCGCCGAGGCGCTGCTGTACGCGGGCAGGTACCGCTCGCGGAAGATGAGCGTGCTCGCCTACGCCGTGTTCAGCACCTGGTTCGCCGGGCTGTTCATGCCGATGCTCTACGCCCGTGAGGAGTTCCTCTCCAGCCCCTACATGGAGAGCATGGGCGAGGAGTACACCCGGCAGCTCGACGACCTGCTGTCCCCGGCGGTGCTGATCGCGTTCGACGTGTCCACGCTGGTCTTCGGCGTCATCGGCGGTCTGCTCGGAGTCCGGCTGCTGGACAAGCACTTCCGGAAAGCCGGCCTGGTGTGA
- a CDS encoding peptidase C39 family protein → MPGSASRRTVLAAALAAAAGTAAAGAAPASASAPGGAEEGAGLPAPGTVANRFWSTYPDWRAGDAEGTRAVAGRRPGLVLDAPLGRTDYTDPHTGRTAAWEYARWTSPAHTPSVPATEVIASWNAHTPAGTWLQVELSGTYGDGTGTPWFVMGRWASGDSDIKRTSVDDQTDGRSTVWTDTLAVDDPASGLRLTSYRLRLTLYRRPGTSLTPTVWRLGAMASDVPDRFTVPASAPGPARELAVPRYSQNTHVGQYPEYDNGGEAWCSPTSSQMIVEYWGRTPSAADLAWVNPDFADPQVCHAARHTYDHQYSGCGNWPFNAAYAASYPDLNAVVTRLRSLTDLETLVRAGIPVITSQSFRKEELTGAGYGTSGHLMTVIGFTPDGDVIANDPASPTNEAVRRVYRRREWENIWLRTKRYDANGRVRSGTGGVCYVYWPVEPGPAQRLVLRSAGLL, encoded by the coding sequence ATGCCCGGATCAGCCTCACGCCGGACCGTCCTCGCCGCAGCGCTCGCGGCCGCCGCGGGCACGGCCGCGGCCGGAGCCGCGCCGGCCTCGGCGTCCGCACCCGGCGGTGCGGAGGAGGGGGCCGGCCTCCCGGCCCCCGGGACCGTCGCCAACCGCTTCTGGTCCACGTACCCCGACTGGCGGGCCGGGGACGCCGAGGGCACCCGGGCCGTCGCCGGGCGCCGCCCGGGACTGGTCCTGGACGCCCCGCTGGGCCGTACCGACTACACCGACCCGCACACCGGCCGCACCGCCGCCTGGGAGTACGCCCGCTGGACCTCGCCCGCGCACACCCCGTCCGTGCCCGCCACCGAGGTGATCGCCTCCTGGAACGCCCACACCCCGGCCGGCACCTGGCTCCAGGTCGAGCTCTCCGGCACGTACGGGGACGGGACCGGCACCCCGTGGTTCGTGATGGGCCGGTGGGCCTCGGGCGACAGCGACATCAAGCGCACCTCGGTCGACGACCAGACGGACGGCCGGAGCACCGTCTGGACGGACACCCTCGCCGTGGACGACCCGGCGAGCGGCCTCCGCCTCACCTCGTACCGCCTCCGGCTCACCCTCTACCGCCGCCCCGGCACCTCCCTCACCCCCACGGTCTGGCGGCTCGGCGCGATGGCCTCGGACGTCCCGGACCGGTTCACGGTCCCCGCCTCCGCGCCCGGCCCCGCCCGTGAGCTGGCCGTCCCGCGCTACTCGCAGAACACCCACGTCGGCCAGTACCCCGAGTACGACAACGGCGGCGAGGCGTGGTGCAGCCCGACCTCCTCGCAGATGATCGTCGAGTACTGGGGCCGCACCCCCTCCGCCGCCGACCTGGCCTGGGTCAACCCCGACTTCGCCGACCCGCAGGTCTGCCACGCGGCCCGGCACACCTACGACCACCAGTACTCCGGCTGCGGCAACTGGCCCTTCAACGCCGCCTACGCGGCCTCCTACCCCGACCTGAACGCCGTGGTGACCCGGCTCCGCTCGCTCACCGACCTGGAGACCCTCGTCCGGGCCGGCATCCCGGTCATCACCTCCCAGTCCTTCCGCAAGGAGGAGCTCACCGGCGCCGGTTACGGCACCTCCGGCCACCTGATGACAGTGATCGGCTTCACCCCCGACGGCGACGTCATCGCCAACGACCCGGCCTCCCCGACCAACGAGGCCGTCCGCCGGGTCTACCGGCGGCGCGAGTGGGAGAACATCTGGCTCCGCACCAAGCGCTACGACGCGAACGGCCGGGTCCGGAGCGGTACGGGCGGGGTCTGCTACGTCTACTGGCCCGTGGAGCCGGGGCCGGCGCAGCGGCTGGTGCTGCGGTCGGCGGGTCTGCTCTGA
- a CDS encoding energy-coupling factor ABC transporter ATP-binding protein: protein MILLKNVRWTYQGHDRVVLDGLDLHVRQGETVVMCGPSGSGKSSALRLMNGLIPHFHDGTLEGEVRVADAPVTDLAQVGRVTGTVLQHPRRQFFTDAVDTELAFALENFGTPSPRIRERVGEVVAAFGLGGFTGSLRQLSGGQQQRVACAAAITHGPPLLLFDEPTSNLSPEGIDELTGALRRLRELGATLVVAEHRLHYLRDLADRIVVLQDGRVSKEWTKAEFPELTEEMLRGEGLRGLDPPRRPPVARADAHGPSVAAGERDAPPAGPGPGSDLVLRGVRCGFRGRPVLDIAEARLPAGAITAVTGPNGAGKTTLARVLAGLQRHSGEVLLDGRPLSRARRQRETALVMQDVQRQLFTDSVTAELRLGALPEHAGEAPAVLADLGLEGLGDRHPLSLSGGQQQRLVVATARLSGRRVVIFDEPSSGVDRRHLRSMTRTMREVAETGAVVVLISHDADLLTLAADRELRLTAL from the coding sequence GTGATCCTGCTGAAGAACGTCCGATGGACCTACCAGGGGCACGACCGCGTCGTGCTCGACGGACTCGACCTGCACGTGCGGCAGGGTGAGACCGTGGTGATGTGCGGGCCGAGCGGCTCCGGCAAGAGCTCGGCGCTGCGGCTCATGAACGGTCTGATCCCCCACTTCCACGACGGGACCCTCGAAGGCGAGGTCCGCGTCGCGGACGCGCCGGTCACCGACCTGGCACAGGTCGGCAGGGTGACGGGGACGGTGCTCCAGCACCCCCGCCGCCAGTTCTTCACCGACGCCGTCGACACGGAACTGGCCTTCGCGCTGGAGAACTTCGGCACCCCCTCGCCGCGGATCCGGGAACGCGTCGGCGAGGTCGTCGCCGCGTTCGGGCTCGGCGGCTTCACCGGCTCCCTCCGGCAGTTGTCCGGCGGGCAGCAGCAACGCGTGGCGTGTGCCGCGGCCATCACGCACGGGCCGCCGCTGCTGCTCTTCGACGAGCCCACCTCCAACCTGTCGCCGGAGGGCATCGACGAGCTCACCGGGGCGCTGCGCCGCCTCCGGGAGCTCGGCGCGACGCTCGTCGTCGCCGAGCACCGGCTGCACTACCTGCGCGACCTCGCCGACCGGATCGTGGTGCTCCAGGACGGCCGGGTCAGCAAGGAATGGACCAAGGCCGAGTTCCCGGAACTCACCGAGGAGATGCTGCGCGGCGAGGGTCTGCGCGGCCTCGATCCGCCCCGCCGGCCCCCGGTCGCGCGCGCCGACGCGCACGGGCCCAGCGTCGCCGCCGGGGAGCGGGACGCGCCCCCGGCGGGGCCCGGACCCGGGAGCGACCTCGTGCTGCGCGGCGTCCGCTGCGGCTTCCGCGGCCGGCCCGTGCTCGACATCGCCGAGGCGCGGCTGCCCGCCGGCGCCATCACCGCCGTCACCGGACCCAACGGGGCGGGCAAGACCACCCTGGCGCGGGTCCTGGCGGGCCTGCAGCGGCACTCGGGCGAGGTGCTGCTCGACGGGCGCCCGCTCTCCCGCGCCCGGCGGCAGCGCGAGACCGCGCTCGTCATGCAGGACGTTCAGCGGCAGCTCTTCACCGACAGCGTCACCGCCGAACTGCGCCTCGGCGCGCTCCCGGAGCACGCGGGAGAGGCCCCGGCCGTGCTGGCCGACCTCGGTCTGGAGGGCCTCGGCGACCGGCATCCGCTGTCGCTGTCCGGGGGCCAGCAGCAGCGCCTGGTCGTCGCCACGGCCCGGCTGAGCGGCCGCCGCGTCGTCATCTTCGACGAGCCCAGCTCCGGCGTCGACCGGCGCCATCTGCGGTCCATGACGCGCACCATGCGCGAGGTCGCCGAGACGGGCGCCGTGGTCGTCCTCATCAGCCACGACGCCGATCTCCTCACCCTCGCCGCGGACCGGGAACTGCGCCTCACCGCCCTGTGA